A single window of Polyodon spathula isolate WHYD16114869_AA chromosome 2, ASM1765450v1, whole genome shotgun sequence DNA harbors:
- the si:ch211-12e13.1 gene encoding 3-hydroxyacyl-thioester dehydratase X — protein sequence MVVSADGFRLSPLGLIHVQQTMRTSQPVDEIKKGPFFLQASVKEYRSVEVGIEVDIVFELKDRVKELVWEGIMTLLSRDMKKFNRKKQHTQGSCEPEEMKVIEILVPWYTGLKYAFASLDYNPHHLFLPTAKLLGYKSPIAHGMWMVSRCLAEIEKREGTDAIQAPVCIKVRFKWPLLMPGKVVIKYWETFSDTGTLSHRLYQFRMEDIGTRMPHVVGEISGVESYSINAESGQSMSA from the exons ATGGTTGTAAGCGCTGATGGATTTAGGTTAAGCCCCCTAG GACTTATCCATGTACAGCAGACCATGAGAACTTCCCAACCTGTGGATGAAATAAAGAAAGGACCATTTTTCCTTCAGGCCTCTGTGAAGGAGTACAGATCTGTAGAAGTTGGTATAGAGGTGGACATTGTGTTTGAGCTAAAAGATAGAGTCAAGGAGCTTGTTTGGGAAGGAATCATGACATTGCTCTCAAGAGATATGAAGAAGTTcaacagaaaaaagcaacataccCAAGGAAGCTGTg AGCCAGAGGAAATGAAAGTGATTGAAATATTGGTACCTTGGTACACAGGACTCAAATATGCTTTTGCATCTTTAGACTATAATCCTCATCACCTTTTTTTACCAACGGCTAAGCTACTTGGGTATAAAAGCCCCATAGCTCACGGGATGTGGATGGTGTCTCGATGTCTTGCTGAAATAGAGAAGCGTGAAG GAACAGATGCAATCCAAGCACCTGTTTGCATTAAGGTCAGGTTTAAGTGGCCCCTGCTCATGCCTGGGAAGGTAGTAATCAAATACTGGGAAACTTTCTCGGACACAGGGACATTGTCTCACAGATTGTACCAGTTCAGAATGGAGGATATTGGGACAAGGATGCCTCATGTGGTGGGAGAGATATCGGGAGTGGAGTCGTATTCTATAAATGCAGAAAGTGGCCAAAGCATGTCAGCTTAG